A stretch of the Pseudomonas cavernicola genome encodes the following:
- a CDS encoding phage tail terminator-like protein: MSNKLIRQLFETRLKNWAAARNPVLRVAYQDVAFIPLTSETYLRCFLLPANTSSDDLQGVHKAYRGVWQVSIVKPAGGGLVAAGGIEDELAALFPNNLELVSGAFKAYVRTPMSAATAIVEPLNTTIPVSCSYRADTI, from the coding sequence TTGAGCAATAAGCTGATCCGCCAGCTCTTCGAGACTCGCCTGAAGAATTGGGCCGCCGCCCGCAATCCAGTACTGCGCGTCGCCTATCAGGATGTCGCCTTCATCCCACTCACCAGCGAAACCTATCTGCGCTGCTTCCTGCTCCCGGCGAACACCTCAAGCGATGACCTGCAAGGCGTGCACAAGGCATACCGCGGCGTCTGGCAGGTAAGCATCGTCAAGCCGGCTGGCGGCGGTCTGGTCGCAGCGGGTGGCATCGAGGATGAACTGGCCGCATTGTTCCCGAACAACCTTGAGCTAGTTAGCGGAGCATTCAAGGCCTACGTCCGCACGCCAATGAGCGCAGCGACGGCCATCGTCGAACCGCTCAACACCACCATTCCAGTGTCCTGCTCATACCGCGCCGACACCATCTAA
- a CDS encoding DnaT-like ssDNA-binding protein has translation MALTIENGSIVAGADSFATAAELVTYAANFGRTIPGTEAAQESLLRRAYLEMNALPWKGCAVSPNQTGSWPRVGVVRNDFTIASNVIPAQVKAGQMALATEIHADDLAPPELKVGAIESEKVGPISTTFAVASKTASKPAATRQSYAQFAGFVASSSQIKLSRA, from the coding sequence ATGGCGCTGACCATCGAAAACGGTTCCATCGTGGCCGGCGCCGATTCATTCGCTACGGCCGCCGAACTGGTCACCTATGCCGCGAACTTCGGGCGCACGATTCCCGGTACTGAAGCCGCACAAGAATCCCTGCTGCGCCGCGCCTACCTTGAGATGAATGCGCTGCCATGGAAAGGGTGTGCAGTTAGCCCAAATCAAACCGGATCATGGCCGCGCGTAGGTGTTGTCCGTAACGACTTCACCATCGCATCGAACGTCATTCCGGCGCAGGTCAAGGCCGGGCAGATGGCGCTGGCGACCGAGATCCACGCAGATGATCTTGCTCCGCCAGAATTGAAAGTAGGCGCCATTGAGTCCGAGAAGGTCGGCCCGATCAGCACCACCTTTGCCGTCGCCAGCAAGACAGCATCGAAGCCGGCTGCAACTCGGCAGTCCTATGCGCAGTTCGCCGGTTTCGTCGCGTCGTCCAGCCAGATCAAGCTGAGTCGCGCCTGA
- a CDS encoding HeH/LEM domain-containing protein, with product MGKFTGIAYEPHPVSPERKAELREQGLKILDVRFKPEADEEAVDLTKLKVDVIKARLTAKGVEFDAAAKKPELLELLLKQEEA from the coding sequence ATGGGCAAATTCACTGGTATCGCTTACGAGCCGCACCCGGTCTCGCCTGAGCGCAAGGCCGAGCTGCGCGAGCAGGGGCTCAAGATTCTGGATGTCCGGTTCAAGCCGGAAGCCGACGAAGAGGCTGTTGACCTGACCAAGCTGAAGGTCGATGTGATCAAGGCCCGACTGACTGCAAAGGGTGTCGAGTTTGATGCAGCAGCCAAAAAGCCGGAACTGCTTGAGTTACTACTGAAGCAAGAAGAGGCGTAA
- a CDS encoding major capsid protein — protein MSLSQMQVFNQYIMPATIETLAQMVEKFNAASAGAIRLTTEGFDGDFLQESFFAAIHSAQRRVDRYAAQAAASATDLTQLKRSSVKIAGGFGPIRFEPGQLTWLSKPTAEGIEVASRNFAEAMLKDQLNTAIAALMAAIGNQAAAVNDVSATLGVSYNAMNDAHGKFGDHSGNIVASVMNGVTYHKLIGANLTNTPQLFQAQNVRVVDILGKAVIVTDAPALSIAGTPNKLAVLGLVDSAAIVHDAGDVISNIETSNGQTRIETTMQVDYTFGLGLKGYTWDEANGGKSPTDAELATGTNWDLVASSIKHTAGVLALGDAAK, from the coding sequence GGTGGAGAAGTTCAACGCCGCCTCCGCTGGCGCTATTCGTCTCACCACTGAAGGCTTCGACGGCGACTTCCTGCAAGAGTCGTTCTTCGCTGCCATCCACTCGGCCCAGCGCCGTGTCGACCGCTATGCCGCGCAGGCTGCTGCGTCCGCCACCGACCTGACCCAACTGAAACGCTCGTCTGTGAAGATTGCCGGTGGTTTCGGCCCGATTCGCTTCGAGCCAGGCCAGCTTACCTGGCTGAGCAAACCGACCGCCGAGGGCATTGAGGTTGCATCCCGCAACTTCGCCGAAGCGATGCTGAAGGATCAGCTGAACACCGCCATCGCTGCCCTGATGGCCGCAATCGGCAACCAGGCAGCCGCGGTGAACGATGTCAGTGCGACCTTGGGCGTGAGCTACAACGCCATGAACGACGCCCACGGTAAGTTCGGCGACCACTCGGGCAACATCGTGGCCAGCGTCATGAACGGCGTCACCTATCACAAGCTGATCGGTGCCAACCTGACCAACACCCCGCAACTGTTCCAGGCTCAAAACGTCCGCGTCGTGGACATCCTGGGCAAGGCGGTGATCGTCACCGATGCACCGGCGCTGTCCATCGCCGGCACGCCGAACAAGCTGGCGGTGCTGGGCTTGGTCGATTCCGCCGCCATCGTCCATGACGCTGGCGACGTGATCAGCAACATCGAGACCAGCAACGGCCAGACCCGCATCGAAACCACCATGCAGGTCGATTACACCTTCGGTCTCGGCCTGAAGGGTTACACCTGGGATGAAGCCAACGGCGGTAAGTCTCCGACCGACGCCGAACTGGCAACCGGTACAAACTGGGACTTGGTTGCTTCCAGCATCAAGCACACGGCTGGTGTTCTCGCCCTTGGTGATGCTGCCAAGTAA